In a genomic window of Paraburkholderia phenazinium:
- a CDS encoding acyl-CoA reductase — protein MIRPLFPPAAPLEAAALLEPLCDPRDDTALQVGDERMLDFLDAVGQRLRTPAYARRIPELGPLGVYLRRGRLGAELARVEAGQCCLRFPLGLVFHVAPGNADTVFVYSWALAALAGNRNIVRVSDRGGEVMQAVFAVLDEALKEADPVVARTQRIVSYDHRDEAATAALSAACDLRVLWGGDQAIREIRGSPLRPAARDLTFPNRASFAAISAAAFLASPAVERKLAAEAFHSDAYLFGQAACASPGTLFWIGADAAVADAQASFLTLLTEIVETRGPRIDAAMAVQKHVATYGLAAEGIVDAVRFAGNEIAMLQLAAPVRLPRRWLGTGTFAQVRLASLAELVPLLQRQDQTLSYFGFTPAEMLCFAQHLGGRGIDRIVPLGRALEFSTVWDGYDLLREFTRLVTVN, from the coding sequence ATGATCCGGCCACTGTTCCCGCCGGCCGCACCGCTCGAGGCGGCGGCCTTGCTTGAGCCATTGTGCGATCCGCGAGACGACACCGCTTTGCAGGTGGGCGACGAGCGCATGCTCGACTTTCTGGACGCCGTCGGACAGCGTCTGCGCACGCCAGCGTATGCCCGGCGCATTCCGGAACTGGGACCGCTTGGCGTCTACCTTCGGCGTGGCCGTCTCGGCGCGGAACTGGCGCGGGTCGAAGCGGGACAATGTTGCCTGCGCTTCCCGCTCGGCCTGGTGTTTCATGTCGCGCCGGGAAACGCCGATACCGTGTTCGTCTATTCCTGGGCACTCGCCGCATTGGCCGGCAACCGCAATATCGTGCGCGTGTCGGACCGGGGTGGCGAGGTCATGCAGGCCGTGTTCGCCGTGCTTGACGAAGCCTTGAAAGAAGCCGATCCCGTGGTGGCCCGTACCCAGCGAATCGTGAGCTATGACCACCGCGACGAAGCCGCTACGGCGGCGTTGTCGGCCGCCTGCGACCTGCGCGTGCTGTGGGGCGGCGATCAGGCGATCCGTGAGATTCGCGGCTCACCGCTGCGACCCGCCGCCCGCGATCTCACCTTCCCCAACCGCGCGTCCTTCGCGGCGATCTCGGCGGCGGCATTTCTTGCGTCGCCCGCAGTGGAGCGCAAACTGGCGGCAGAGGCCTTTCATTCGGATGCCTATCTGTTCGGGCAAGCGGCGTGCGCTTCGCCAGGCACGCTCTTCTGGATCGGCGCCGACGCGGCTGTGGCCGATGCACAGGCCTCGTTCCTGACGCTGCTGACTGAAATCGTAGAGACCCGCGGACCGCGCATCGATGCTGCGATGGCGGTCCAGAAACACGTCGCCACCTATGGTCTCGCCGCCGAGGGCATCGTCGATGCGGTGCGCTTCGCGGGCAACGAGATCGCCATGCTGCAACTCGCTGCGCCGGTTCGTTTGCCGCGCCGCTGGCTCGGCACCGGCACCTTTGCGCAAGTCAGACTGGCTTCGCTCGCCGAGCTTGTGCCCTTGTTGCAACGGCAGGATCAAACCCTCAGCTATTTCGGCTTCACGCCCGCCGAAATGCTGTGCTTTGCCCAGCACCTCGGCGGGCGCGGTATCGATCGCATCGTGCCGTTGGGCCGGGCCCTCGAATTTTCCACGGTCTGGGACGGCTACGATCTGCTGCGCGAGTTCACCCGCCTCGTCACCGTGAATTGA